A stretch of Cydia splendana chromosome 7, ilCydSple1.2, whole genome shotgun sequence DNA encodes these proteins:
- the LOC134792103 gene encoding cell division cycle 5-like protein, which produces MPRIMIKGGVWRNTEDEILKAAVMKYGKNQWSRIASLLHRKSAKQCKARWYEWLDPSIKKTEWSREEDEKLLHLAKLMPTQWRTIAPIIGRTAAQCLERYEYLLDQAQKKEEGEDMGDDPRKLKPGEIDPNPETKPARPDPKDMDEDELEMLSEARARLANTQGKKAKRKAREKQLEEARRLAALQKRRELSAAGIAVPMRRKKKRGVDYNSEIPFEKRPAAGFFDTSTEVVDPMAPDFSRLRQQHLDGELLSEKEEKDRRKDKQKLKQRKENDVPQAMLQGDQPARKRSKLVLPEPQVTDQELQQVVKLGRASEAARESAGEAGAATDALLADYALTPTPATALRTPMQHQDRILMEAQNVMALTHVDTPLKGGLNTPLQQTDFSGALPQTQALATPNTVLATPFRSSRSEVSTPGSFATPGRGPTPAGLVTPGLRDKLSINPEDRLSAGDTPQQVNQMQKQLKSSVRNALQSLPTPRNDYEIVVPDQDDEPMEAELAAARLEDQADADARMSREQEEIRAAAFALRSTAVKRGLARPADVNAAVVRARGGAPLTHLQRAEELLKAEMVTMLHYDALHDPPPGVDKKRAVQLQASHLAYLEQHPYEEFTPQELDEAKAELQKEIEVVRSGMGHGDLSLDAYTQVWEECLAQVLFLPGQYRYTRANLASKKDRLESAEKRLEQNRNHMAKEAKKCSKMEKKLRVLTGGYQSRAASLVKQFQELQDQIEQANLELSTFKFLAEQEKAAIPRRIESLTEDVNRQTEREKQLQKRYAELQAEIEDLQKNNRPLKDVDMREMKDVDMREKMEE; this is translated from the exons ATGCCGCGTATTATGATAAAAGGCGGCGTTTGGCGCAACACCGAG GATGAAATCCTGAAAGCGGCTGTTATGAAATATGGCAAAAACCAGTGGTCTCGTATCGCTTCGCTGCTGCATCGCAAGTCAGCCAAACAGTGCAAGGCCCGTTGGTACGAATGGTTGGACCCGAGCATTAAGAAGACGGAATGGTCGCGCGAGGAGGATGAGAAGTTGCTGCACCTGGCCAAGTTGATGCCGACGCAGTGGAGGACTATTGCTCCTATTATTGGTCGGACTGCAGCTCAGTGCTTGGAAAGATATGAATATTTACT GGATCAAGCTCAAAAGAAGGAGGAGGGTGAGGACATGGGAGATGATCCTCGCAAGTTGAAACCGGGTGAAATTGACCCTAACCCCGAGACAAAACCTGCCAGACCTGACCCTAAAGACATGGATGAAGATG aACTGGAAATGCTATCAGAGGCCCGTGCGCGTCTTGCCAATACACAAGGCAAAAAGGCTAAAAGGAAAGCGAGAGAAAAACAGTTGGAGGAAGCAAGACGGCTTGCTGCGCTGCAGAAACGGAGAGAATTAAGCGCTGCTGGTATTGCTGTGCCTATGAG GCGCAAGAAAAAGCGTGGCGTCGACTACAACTCAGAGATTCCGTTTGAGAAGCGGCCAGCCGCTGGTTTCTTCGACACATCGACGGAGGTCGTCGACCCCATGGCGCCCGACTTTTCGCGCCTTCGGCAACAGCATCTTGATGGGGAGCTGCTCTCGGAGAAAGAAGAG AAAGACAGACGTAAGGACAAGCAGAAGCTAAAGCAGCGCAAGGAGAACGATGTACCGCAAGCCATGTTGCAAGGCGACCAGCCCGCGCGTAAACGGAGCAAACTTGTTCTGCCAGAGCCACAAGTCACGGACCAG GAACTCCAGCAAGTGGTGAAACTAGGCCGAGCTTCCGAAGCGGCCCGTGAGTCAGCCGGCGAAGCAGGCGCGGCCACGGACGCCCTGCTAGCCGATTATGCGCTCACCCCGACACCTGCAACTGCCTTGCGCACGCCCATGCAGCATCAGGACAG GATCCTAATGGAAGCCCAGAATGTAATGGCTCTAACACACGTGGACACCCCGCTCAAAGGCGGGCTAAACACGCCGCTGCAGCAGACCGACTTCTCCGGCGCCCTTCCTCAGACGCAGGCACTCGCCACGCCCAACACCGTGCTCGCCACCCCCTTCAG ATCGTCCCGCAGCGAAGTGTCGACGCCTGGTAGCTTCGCGACGCCGGGCCGCGGTCCCACGCCTGCCGGACTAGTT ACTCCAGGGTTGCGTGACAAATTGAGCATCAACCCCGAAGACAGACTGAGCGCTGGGGACACGCCACAACAAGTCAATCAGATGCAAAAGCAG CTAAAATCATCAGTGCGCAACGCGCTGCAGTCGCTACCAACACCACGTAACGACTACGAAATCGTGGTCCCGGATCAAGACGACGAGCCCATGGAGGCCGAGCTCGCCGCCGCGCGCCTTGAGGACCAAGCTGATGCAGATGCCAGGATGTCGAGAGAACAGGAGGAAATAC GCGCGGCCGCGTTCGCTCTCCGCTCCACGGCCGTGAAGCGCGGGCTGGCGCGGCCGGCCGACGTCAACGCGGCCGTGGTGCgcgcgcgcggcggcgcgccgctCACGCACCTGCAGCGCGCCGAGGAGCTGCTCAAGGCCGAGATGGTCACCATGCTGCACTATGACGCTCTACACGATCCTCCGCCAG GTGTCGACAAAAAGCGAGCGGTACAACTCCAAGCCTCCCACCTCGCATACTTAGAGCAGCATCCATACGAGGAGTTCACCCCTCAAGAGCTCGACGAGGCGAAGGCCGAGTTGCAGAAGGAAATAGAAGTGGTTCGCTCTGGTATGGGTCATGGGGATCTCAGTCTCGATGCCTACACGCAAGTTTGGGAGGAGTGCTTAGCTCAG GTTTTATTCTTACCCGGCCAGTACAGATACACGCGCGCCAATCTAGCGAGTAAGAAGGACAGACTCGAGTCCGCCGAGAAACGACTAGAACAGAACAGGAACCACATGGCGAAGGAGGCCAAGAAGTGCTCCAAGATGGAGAAGAAACTAAGAGTACTCACAG GTGGATACCAAAGCAGAGCAGCCTCGCTCGTGAAACAGTTCCAAGAGCTGCAAGACCAAATAGAACAGGCCAATCTGGAGCTGTCCACGTTCAAGTTCCTCGCAGAGCAGGAGAAGGCCGCCATTCCGAGAAGAATAGAG TCATTGACGGAAGACGTGAACCGCCAAACGGAGCGCGAGAAGCAGCTACAGAAGCGGTACGCGGAGCTGCAGGCCGAAATAGAAGACCTACAGAAAAACAACCGCCCGCTCAAGGACGTCGACATGAGGGAGATGAAAGATGTCGATATGAGAGAGAAGATGGAAGAGTAA
- the LOC134792057 gene encoding NEDD8-activating enzyme E1 catalytic subunit, protein MAGGENQTSEYLQRRWLNIRKLLERSGPFCHPDFEPSAEILDFIMNSCKILVIGAGGLGCELLKDLALMGFKKIHIVDMDTIELSNLNRQFLFRKNDIGLSKAKCAVEFVNNRVPGCEAIAHHCAIQDMDEGFYRQFHIVVCGLDSIVARRWLNGMLMSLLQYNDDGTLDQSSLIPLVDGGTEGFKGNARVILPGMSACIECTLDLYPPQITFPLCTIANTPRLPEHCIEYVKVLQWSKENPWGNATALDGDDPQHVAWVLEKAQERAMKHGIMGVTYRLTQGVLKNIIPAVASTNAAIAAACATEVFKLASSCCVNMNNYMVLNIADGVYTYTFSADRRADCVACSNTTRTMELEAQATLQTILTKLQEEPKYLMKSPGITTIINGRNKTLYMSSIKSIEERTRDNLKKKITDLGLFNGAEILVADITTPNTITIKLKVIENVDVEMA, encoded by the exons ATGGCTGGTGGCGAGAACCAGACTTCGGAATACCTCCAAAGAAGATGGCTAAATATACGAAAACTATTAGAAAGATCTGGTCCATTTTGCCACCCGGATTTTGAACCTTCTGCTGAAATATTAGATTTCATTATGAATTCGTGCaaaatcttagtaataggagcTGGGGGTCTTGGCTGCGAATTGCTAAAAGATCTAGCCCTAATGGGCTTTAAAAAAATCCATATTGTAGATATGGATACAATAGAGTTATCTAATTTGAACAGACAATTTCTGTTTAGGAAGAATGATATTGGATTATCAAAGGCTAAATGTGCTGTTGAATTTGTTAATAATCG AGTCCCAGGTTGTGAGGCCATTGCTCATCACTGTGCCATCCAGGATATGGATGAGGGTTTCTATAGGCAGTTCCACATTGTCGTTTGTGGTCTTGACTCCATTGTGGCTAGGCGTTGGCTTAACGGCATGCTGATGTCCTTGCTTCAATATAATGATGATG GAACTTTGGACCAAAGCAGCCTGATACCTTTAGTAGATGGAGGTACTGAAGGCTTCAAAGGCAACGCCCGAGTGATCCTGCCGGGCATGAGTGCATGTATTGAGTGCACACTAGACCTGTATCCACCGCAGATCACATTCCCGCTTTGCACCATTGCTAATACACCAAG attaCCAGAGCATTGTATTGAATATGTAAAGGTACTACAATGGTCCAAGGAGAATCCGTGGGGCAACGCCACTGCCCTGGACGGTGACGATCCGCAGCACGTAGCCTGGGTCTTAGAGAAGGCACAGGAGAGAGCGATGAAGCACGGTATTATGGGAGTGACATATAGATTGACGCAGGGCGTGTTGAAGAATATTATACCGGCGGTGGCCAGTACGAATGCGGCTATAGCTGCGGCTTGTGCTACTGAG GTATTCAAGCTAGCCTCATCCTGCTGCGTGAATATGAACAACTACATGGTGCTGAACATAGCGGACGGAGTGTACACGTACACGTTCAGCGCCGACCGCCGCGCGGACTGCGTGGCCTGCAGCAATACCACTAGGACCATGGAGCTGGAGGCCCAAGCTACCTTACAGACCATACTTACCAAGCTCCAGGAGGAGCCCAAGTATCTCATGAAAAGCCCAG gcatTACCACTATTATTAATGGGCGCAATAAAACGCTGTACATGTCTTCAATCAAAAGCATAGAAGAGAGAACAAGGGACAACCTGAAGAAGAAGATAACTGATTTAGGATTATTTAATGGTGCTGAAATCCTGGTGGCAGATATAACTACTCCTAACACAATCACGATAAAgttgaaagttattgaaaatgtGGATGTTGAGATGGCCTAG